From Streptomyces sp. NBC_00237, a single genomic window includes:
- a CDS encoding helix-turn-helix transcriptional regulator translates to MPLVLKHLIGAFMEIEQAGEEAQLTPRERFGSELVSDRTNLDLSQAVVAKEVRTSRATISRLEQGTGTIPQELPSRLDKFFGTDGKYKRLHEETLSLSFPALYRRRMALEKKAIEVREWSPTVIPGLVQTGRYALAVLRAGDPRASEREISAKVGSRLARQDVLRSVEPPELSVILCESVIRRVIGSPDVMREQLSALLDHGGRPTTRVQILPLDAPPHLLIEYATSLITGPNHATVVAVETYRTAGIIEDPGYVHKAVAAYAGIAGEALSAGDSADLIREQMERL, encoded by the coding sequence ATGCCACTAGTGCTCAAGCATCTGATCGGGGCGTTCATGGAGATTGAACAAGCTGGCGAAGAGGCGCAGTTGACGCCACGAGAAAGGTTCGGAAGTGAGTTGGTCTCTGATCGAACGAATCTCGATCTCTCTCAAGCAGTAGTCGCCAAGGAAGTTCGGACGTCCCGGGCAACGATCAGTCGCCTTGAACAGGGCACAGGAACCATCCCTCAGGAACTCCCGTCGCGCCTGGACAAGTTCTTTGGTACTGACGGAAAATACAAGCGGTTACACGAAGAGACTCTCTCGCTCAGCTTTCCCGCGCTGTACCGACGTCGCATGGCCCTGGAGAAAAAGGCCATTGAGGTACGCGAGTGGTCTCCGACTGTCATTCCCGGCCTTGTTCAGACGGGACGGTACGCCCTGGCCGTCTTACGTGCTGGTGATCCTCGCGCCAGCGAACGGGAGATCAGTGCCAAGGTTGGAAGTCGCCTGGCTCGGCAGGACGTGCTTAGGAGCGTTGAGCCTCCCGAGCTGTCTGTGATCCTTTGCGAGAGCGTCATCAGGCGCGTCATTGGGTCGCCTGACGTAATGCGGGAGCAGCTCAGTGCGCTTTTGGACCATGGGGGACGCCCCACCACTCGTGTTCAGATCCTGCCGCTGGATGCCCCGCCGCACCTACTCATCGAGTACGCAACCAGCCTCATTACAGGCCCAAATCACGCGACAGTGGTTGCAGTTGAGACGTATCGTACGGCCGGAATCATTGAAGACCCGGGGTACGTGCACAAGGCTGTTGCCGCTTACGCTGGCATTGCTGGTGAGGCACTCTCCGCAGGGGACAGTGCCGATCTGATCAGAGAGCAGATGGAGAGACTGTGA
- a CDS encoding GNAT family N-acetyltransferase, with protein MTWIITTEHPRTPDATALRRDYYDEVASRYWDRPATEHEIDEGLTDDGTELLVPPTGTFVVGRYGGTPSACAGMVLLEPDVGELTRVFVRPEARGTGAGGLLLAAVEKTARAYGVRRLQLDTRNDLVEARGLYAKHGYREVEALNAKQYAEHWFVKDLAPEGLDPES; from the coding sequence ATGACCTGGATCATCACCACCGAACACCCCCGCACCCCGGACGCCACCGCCCTGCGCCGCGACTACTACGACGAGGTCGCCAGCCGGTACTGGGACCGCCCCGCGACGGAGCACGAGATCGACGAGGGTCTGACCGACGACGGCACGGAACTGCTGGTCCCGCCGACGGGCACCTTCGTCGTGGGCCGGTACGGGGGCACGCCCTCCGCGTGCGCCGGAATGGTGCTGCTCGAACCCGACGTGGGCGAGCTGACAAGGGTGTTCGTACGTCCCGAGGCACGCGGCACCGGCGCGGGCGGGCTCCTGCTCGCGGCCGTCGAGAAGACGGCGCGCGCCTACGGCGTCCGGCGCCTCCAGCTCGACACCCGCAACGACCTGGTGGAGGCGCGCGGCCTCTACGCCAAGCACGGCTACCGGGAGGTAGAGGCGCTCAACGCGAAGCAGTACGCGGAGCACTGGTTCGTCAAGGACCTCGCCCCCGAGGGCCTCGACCCCGAGAGCTGA
- a CDS encoding MDR family MFS transporter yields MAQEKQQPGEAPAVPGGGGPSLPGAGLSQRAVLVSIGALLLGMLLAALDQTIVSTALPTIVSDLGGMDHLSWVVTAYMLAATAATPLWGKLGDQYGRKKLFQTAIVIFLVGSALCGVAQNMPQLIAFRALQGLGGGGLMVLAMAIVGDIVAPRERGKYQGLFGAVFGTTSVLGPLLGGVFTEHLSWRWVFYVNLPVGIVALLVISTALHIPVRSTRHRIDYLGTFLIASLATCLVLIASLGGTTWAWGSVQVIGLAVLSVLLLTAFVRVERRAAEPVLPPRLFTVRTFVLSSIISFVVGFAMFGAMTYLPTFLQVVRGVSPTMSGVYMLPMVLGMLISTTGSGQIVSRTGRWKVFPVVGTAVTTVGLVLLHQLSPGSSTWQMSLCFFVFGAGLGLVMQVLVLIVQNAVPYEDLGVATSGATFFRSIGASFGVALFGTLFTSRLDDKLTSALAGQQLPPGLDAARLESDPRAISQLPAALRPEALDAYSSAITDVFLYAAPVGLVAFVLAWFLKEDGLRGSVTAPEASQTLAPNPVERSSRDEVARALSVLGTRDGRRAAYERITERAGYDHLPVASWLLLRMRRNGMVQPAMLAERGTVPPDVVREGARQVEVRGLARREGLALVLTESGTEAADRLAVAREESLAELLGDWWVPERRDELSALVEEVSGDLCGSDDEQPTGLALVRKEAGPVGG; encoded by the coding sequence ATGGCCCAGGAGAAGCAGCAGCCAGGTGAAGCTCCCGCCGTGCCCGGGGGCGGGGGACCCTCCCTGCCCGGTGCGGGTCTTTCGCAGCGGGCCGTGCTCGTGTCGATCGGCGCGCTGCTGCTCGGCATGCTGCTGGCCGCCCTCGACCAGACCATCGTGTCCACCGCGTTGCCGACCATCGTCAGCGACCTCGGCGGGATGGACCACCTGTCGTGGGTGGTGACGGCGTACATGCTGGCGGCGACCGCCGCGACGCCGCTGTGGGGCAAGCTGGGCGACCAGTACGGGCGCAAGAAGCTGTTCCAGACCGCCATCGTGATCTTCCTCGTCGGCTCGGCGCTGTGCGGCGTCGCGCAGAACATGCCGCAGCTGATCGCCTTCCGCGCCCTCCAGGGCCTGGGCGGCGGCGGCCTGATGGTGCTGGCCATGGCGATCGTCGGAGACATCGTCGCGCCGCGCGAGCGGGGCAAGTACCAGGGGCTCTTCGGAGCGGTCTTCGGTACGACGAGCGTGCTCGGGCCGCTGCTGGGCGGAGTGTTCACGGAGCATCTGAGCTGGCGGTGGGTCTTCTACGTCAACCTCCCCGTCGGCATCGTGGCGCTGCTCGTGATCTCCACCGCGCTGCACATCCCGGTCCGCTCCACCCGGCACCGCATCGACTACCTCGGCACCTTCCTGATCGCCTCCCTCGCGACCTGCCTCGTCCTGATCGCCTCCCTCGGCGGCACCACCTGGGCATGGGGATCGGTGCAGGTCATCGGGCTCGCGGTGCTGAGCGTGCTGCTGCTGACCGCCTTCGTCAGGGTGGAGCGCCGGGCGGCGGAACCGGTGCTTCCGCCGAGGCTGTTCACCGTACGGACCTTCGTCCTCAGCTCGATCATCAGCTTCGTCGTCGGCTTCGCGATGTTCGGGGCGATGACCTATCTGCCGACGTTCCTCCAGGTCGTGCGGGGCGTCTCGCCGACGATGTCGGGCGTGTACATGCTGCCGATGGTGCTCGGCATGCTGATCTCGACCACCGGGTCCGGGCAGATCGTCAGCAGGACCGGGCGGTGGAAGGTGTTCCCGGTGGTGGGGACGGCCGTCACGACCGTCGGTCTGGTGCTGCTGCACCAGCTCTCGCCCGGCAGCAGCACCTGGCAGATGAGCCTGTGCTTCTTCGTCTTCGGCGCGGGCCTCGGACTCGTCATGCAGGTGCTCGTCCTGATCGTGCAGAACGCCGTGCCGTACGAGGACCTGGGCGTCGCCACCTCCGGCGCCACCTTCTTCCGCTCGATCGGCGCGTCCTTCGGCGTCGCCCTCTTCGGCACGCTCTTCACCAGCCGCCTCGACGACAAGCTGACCTCCGCCCTCGCCGGGCAGCAGCTCCCGCCGGGGCTCGACGCGGCCCGGCTCGAATCCGACCCGCGCGCCATCTCCCAGCTGCCCGCCGCGCTGCGGCCCGAAGCGCTCGACGCGTACTCCTCCGCCATCACGGACGTGTTCCTGTACGCGGCACCGGTCGGGCTCGTCGCGTTCGTGCTGGCCTGGTTCCTCAAGGAGGACGGGCTGCGCGGGTCCGTCACCGCGCCCGAGGCTTCGCAGACCCTCGCCCCCAACCCCGTCGAGCGGTCCTCGCGGGACGAGGTGGCGCGGGCGCTCTCCGTGCTCGGCACCCGGGACGGGCGGCGGGCCGCGTACGAGCGGATCACCGAGCGCGCCGGGTACGACCACCTGCCGGTGGCGAGCTGGCTGCTGCTGCGGATGCGCAGGAACGGAATGGTCCAGCCCGCGATGCTCGCCGAGCGGGGCACCGTACCCCCGGACGTCGTGCGGGAGGGTGCCCGGCAGGTCGAGGTGCGCGGTCTCGCCCGGCGCGAGGGCCTGGCGCTCGTCCTCACCGAGTCGGGCACGGAGGCCGCCGACAGGCTGGCGGTGGCCCGCGAGGAGTCCCTCGCGGAGCTGCTCGGCGACTGGTGGGTGCCCGAGCGGCGCGACGAACTCAGCGCGCTGGTCGAGGAAGTCAGCGGCGACCTGTGCGGCTCGGACGACGAGCAGCCGACGGGCCTGGCGCTGGTGCGGAAGGAGGCGGGGCCCGTCGGGGGGTGA
- a CDS encoding DUF397 domain-containing protein, with product MNAKPAAPLWVKSSYSGPEGGNCLEWAPEAIRGGLVPIRDSKVPAGPTLNVSDAGWGVFVDALKTGSL from the coding sequence GTGAACGCGAAGCCCGCCGCCCCGCTTTGGGTGAAGTCCAGCTATAGCGGCCCTGAGGGCGGCAACTGCCTGGAGTGGGCTCCCGAAGCTATCCGTGGGGGCCTGGTCCCCATCCGTGACAGCAAGGTCCCCGCAGGGCCAACCCTCAACGTCTCTGACGCTGGCTGGGGCGTCTTCGTCGACGCCCTGAAGACTGGCAGCCTCTGA